Below is a genomic region from Deinococcus koreensis.
CCAGCGCGTGAACCCGGCCCTGGACGCGGTGCTGGCCTTCATGCGGACGCGCGGCACCGATATGCGGACGGCCGCCTACGCCATCGCCCTGAACCGCCTGCACGACGCGACGGTGATGCGCGGGGTGTATCCCTGAAGCGGTGAGCTCTGGGCTCTGAGCTTTGAGCCAGAAGCCCGACACCTCCCCTTCGGACAGATCTTTTTCCCTTTCATAGCCCAGAGCTCATAGCTCCTCACCCATCGCCCCTCCGAAGGAGGCCCCCCATGACCGCCACGCAAGACCCCAAAACCCCCAAAGACCTGGGGCCGCACGCCATCCCCAGTTACCTCGACCCCAACAACATCGGCCCCTACGAGATCTTTCTGGAGCAGGTGAACCGCGTCACGCCGTACCTGGGCAAGCTGGCCTTCTGGGTCGAGACGCTCAAGCGGCCCAAGCGGATTCTCGTGGTGGACATCCCGGTGCACCTCGACGACGGCTCGGTGGCGCACTTCGAGGGCTACCGCGTGCAGCACAACACCTCGCGCGGGCCGGCCAAGGGGGGCGTGCGCTACCACCAGGACGTGACCCTGAGTGAAGTGATGGCGCTCTCGGCCTGGATGACGGTCAAGAACGCGGCCGTGAACCTGCCCTACGGCGGCGGCAAGGGCGGCATCCGCCTCGACCCGCGCAAGTACTCCACAGGCGAGCTGGAGCGCATCACGCGGCGCTACACCTCCGAGATCGGCCTGATCATCGGCCCGGACAAGGACATCCCCGCGCCCGACGTGAACACCGGCCCGCAGACCATGGCCTGGATGATGGACACCTACTCGATGAACGTGGGCCGCACCGCCACCGGAGTGGTGACCGGCAAGCCCGTGGCGCTGGGCGGCTCGCTGGGCCGCGCCGACGCGACCGGACGCGGCGTGTTCGTGACCGGCGCCGAGGCCATGAAGAAGCTGGGGATGCCCATGGAGGGCGCCCGCATCGCCGTGCAGGGCTTCGGCAACGTGGGCGAGGCCGCCG
It encodes:
- a CDS encoding Glu/Leu/Phe/Val family dehydrogenase; translated protein: MTATQDPKTPKDLGPHAIPSYLDPNNIGPYEIFLEQVNRVTPYLGKLAFWVETLKRPKRILVVDIPVHLDDGSVAHFEGYRVQHNTSRGPAKGGVRYHQDVTLSEVMALSAWMTVKNAAVNLPYGGGKGGIRLDPRKYSTGELERITRRYTSEIGLIIGPDKDIPAPDVNTGPQTMAWMMDTYSMNVGRTATGVVTGKPVALGGSLGRADATGRGVFVTGAEAMKKLGMPMEGARIAVQGFGNVGEAAARIFHEHGAKIVAIQDVTGTIASEAGIDPGVALEHLRRTGKITDLPGSEEITRDEFWGVDCDVLIPAALEKQITLHNANRIKARLIIEGANGPTIPAADDLLADKGVTVVPDVLANAGGVTVSYFEWVQDFSSFFWTEDEINKRLDRIMSEAFQSLWAVKEQHGVTLRTAVYIVACTRVLEARALRGLYP